The following proteins are encoded in a genomic region of Leifsonia psychrotolerans:
- the galU gene encoding UTP--glucose-1-phosphate uridylyltransferase GalU: MGIRVTKAVIPAAGLGTRFLPATKAMPKEMLPVVDKPAIQYVVEEAVAAGLHDVLMITGRNKNSLENHFDRMTELEALLKEKGDKERLAKVNASTDLADVHYVRQGDPLGLGHAILRAKMHVGREPFAVLLGDDIIDERDPLLGRMLMEQAARNTSIVALMEVDPSQIHLYGAAAIELTGDPDVVKVTGLVEKPAAADAPSNLAIIGRYVLRPEVFDVLEHTKPGKGNEIQLTDALQEMAVTPETTGGVYGVIFRGRRYDTGDRVDYIKAIIQLAVDREDLRDQLRPWLRDFAAHLDES; encoded by the coding sequence ATGGGAATCAGAGTCACGAAAGCCGTCATTCCAGCCGCAGGTCTCGGCACTCGCTTTTTGCCGGCCACCAAAGCGATGCCTAAAGAGATGCTGCCGGTCGTTGACAAACCGGCCATCCAGTACGTCGTCGAAGAGGCGGTGGCCGCGGGATTGCACGATGTGCTGATGATCACCGGGCGCAATAAGAACTCACTGGAAAACCATTTCGACCGCATGACCGAGCTTGAGGCCCTCCTGAAAGAAAAGGGCGACAAAGAACGCCTGGCCAAGGTCAACGCGTCGACGGACCTCGCCGACGTGCACTACGTACGCCAGGGCGACCCGCTGGGACTCGGCCATGCCATTCTGCGGGCCAAGATGCACGTGGGCCGTGAGCCGTTCGCGGTGCTGCTTGGCGACGACATCATCGACGAGCGCGACCCGCTACTCGGACGGATGCTCATGGAGCAGGCCGCGCGCAACACCAGCATTGTGGCGCTCATGGAAGTCGACCCCTCGCAGATTCACCTGTACGGAGCTGCGGCCATCGAACTGACCGGCGACCCCGACGTGGTCAAGGTGACCGGGCTGGTCGAGAAGCCAGCCGCCGCCGATGCGCCGTCGAATCTGGCCATCATCGGCCGGTATGTGTTGCGTCCGGAGGTCTTCGATGTTCTCGAACACACCAAGCCGGGCAAGGGCAACGAAATTCAGCTCACCGATGCCTTGCAGGAAATGGCCGTCACCCCCGAAACCACCGGCGGAGTATACGGCGTCATCTTCCGCGGCCGCCGCTATGACACGGGCGACCGGGTCGACTACATCAAGGCCATCATCCAGCTTGCCGTCGACCGTGAGGATCTGCGCGATCAGCTGCGACCGTGGCTGCGCGATTTCGCGGCACACCTCGACGAGTCGTAA
- a CDS encoding TetR/AcrR family transcriptional regulator, giving the protein MAQGLRETKMLAARRAMESAAVSLAYDEGVRAVTVERVCAAAIVSRSTFFNYFASLDEAIFGTALEYDPSLTEAILSSHSRDLVVAANLIVVASVRGQSDDTITQQRLALFVREPGVTSAVSWASNESRERLVTVIREWLDAHPELARLDDADHATEARLTVGLSIAMGDEVIRHAHEVDGEFPTDLEALHTARRRMAAISMPAE; this is encoded by the coding sequence ATGGCACAGGGCCTGCGGGAGACCAAGATGCTCGCCGCCCGGCGAGCAATGGAAAGCGCGGCGGTCTCGCTCGCCTACGACGAAGGCGTCCGGGCGGTAACGGTCGAGCGCGTGTGCGCCGCAGCCATCGTCTCGCGCAGCACCTTTTTCAACTATTTCGCCTCACTCGACGAAGCCATCTTCGGAACAGCCCTTGAGTACGATCCCAGCCTCACAGAGGCGATCCTCAGCAGTCATTCCCGGGACCTCGTGGTCGCGGCAAACCTGATCGTGGTGGCATCTGTGCGCGGCCAATCCGACGACACCATTACTCAGCAAAGGCTCGCACTATTCGTGCGAGAGCCCGGTGTGACCAGTGCCGTCTCATGGGCGAGCAATGAGAGTCGGGAGCGCCTGGTGACCGTCATTCGCGAGTGGCTCGACGCACACCCGGAACTCGCCCGGCTCGACGACGCGGACCACGCGACCGAAGCCCGGCTCACGGTCGGACTGTCTATCGCAATGGGTGACGAGGTGATTCGCCACGCCCACGAGGTGGATGGGGAGTTCCCCACCGATCTTGAGGCACTGCACACCGCGCGCCGCCGGATGGCCGCGATCAGCATGCCGGCCGAATAG
- a CDS encoding FmdB family zinc ribbon protein yields the protein MPTYSYRCTACDTAFDIQQAFTDNSLTECPTCGGKLRKVFSSIGVTFNGSGFYRNDARSDAKLSAKSAASATGSASGSPSGSAAKSTPKEGSASASVTSSSSASTTKSAAPSAS from the coding sequence GTGCCCACCTATTCCTACCGTTGCACCGCGTGCGACACCGCCTTCGATATTCAGCAGGCCTTCACCGACAACTCCTTGACCGAATGCCCCACGTGCGGCGGCAAGCTTCGCAAGGTGTTCTCGTCGATCGGCGTGACCTTCAACGGCTCCGGCTTCTACCGGAACGACGCTCGTTCCGACGCAAAATTGAGCGCCAAGTCCGCGGCATCGGCAACCGGATCGGCCTCCGGGTCGCCAAGCGGATCGGCCGCAAAATCTACCCCCAAAGAGGGCTCCGCGTCCGCTAGTGTCACAAGCAGTAGTTCAGCATCGACCACGAAGAGCGCGGCACCCTCAGCATCCTAG
- a CDS encoding isopenicillin N synthase family dioxygenase, which yields MMSAQDLNAGGREVPTIDIDRDPALVARDFDDTLREVGFFQIVNHGVDDAIADDCWNQAREFFDLSIEQKREVERPPGGHFGYFPLKAESLAQSMGMDSPGDLKESFNIGAIVPFTHTPIDEEEARQFAPNQWPSALPGMRPAWEAYYGSMLTLSNRLMSIFARALDLPAEFFAHSIDRSPSALRAINYPEQQLPIEEGQLRAGAHTDYGTLTILRQELGRGGLQVRDEPRSSWVDIPPIDGGYVINIGDLMARWTNDRWTSTVHRVVNPDAGSAVSTRRQSMPFFHNANYQALIECLPSCVAAGESPRYEPVVAGPHLAGKSMKANVAG from the coding sequence ATGATGAGTGCTCAAGACCTGAACGCCGGTGGCCGTGAGGTTCCCACAATTGACATCGACAGGGATCCGGCGCTCGTCGCGCGAGACTTCGATGACACGCTGCGCGAAGTCGGTTTCTTCCAAATCGTCAACCATGGCGTCGATGACGCAATCGCCGACGACTGTTGGAACCAGGCCCGCGAGTTCTTCGACCTCTCGATCGAGCAGAAGCGTGAAGTCGAGCGTCCGCCCGGAGGTCATTTCGGCTATTTCCCACTGAAAGCTGAGTCCCTCGCGCAGTCGATGGGCATGGACTCGCCGGGCGACCTTAAAGAATCCTTCAACATCGGCGCGATCGTGCCGTTCACGCACACTCCGATCGACGAGGAGGAGGCGCGACAATTCGCGCCCAACCAGTGGCCGAGCGCGCTGCCCGGGATGCGGCCTGCGTGGGAGGCCTACTACGGTTCGATGTTGACCCTGTCGAACAGGTTGATGTCGATCTTCGCGCGTGCACTGGATCTGCCCGCTGAGTTCTTTGCCCACTCCATCGATCGCAGCCCGAGTGCGCTACGCGCCATCAACTATCCCGAGCAGCAGCTCCCGATTGAAGAGGGGCAGCTTCGCGCCGGGGCTCATACCGACTACGGCACCCTCACGATCCTGCGCCAGGAACTCGGCCGGGGTGGCCTGCAAGTGCGCGACGAACCCAGGTCGAGCTGGGTCGATATCCCTCCGATCGACGGCGGCTACGTCATCAACATCGGTGATCTCATGGCTCGATGGACCAACGACCGGTGGACATCGACCGTGCACCGCGTCGTGAATCCGGATGCCGGTTCCGCGGTTTCGACGCGTCGGCAGAGCATGCCGTTCTTCCACAATGCCAATTATCAAGCGCTCATCGAATGTCTGCCGTCATGTGTGGCGGCGGGAGAATCGCCCCGATATGAGCCCGTCGTCGCGGGGCCGCACCTGGCCGGCAAATCGATGAAGGCGAATGTGGCTGGCTGA
- a CDS encoding 5-formyltetrahydrofolate cyclo-ligase, with the protein MVSDIGHRKRALRAELRERRSNLTSVARDAATVGFTENLQSLVVDLSAQSISCYLSARNEPNTRPFLNWAEAEGIRILFPITREDGLLDWTVGEEHEEVEGITGMPEAAGELLGPIAINSVDLIIVPAASVDATGMRMGWGRGYFDKTLGSMERCPPVYAVVYDSEFVDEVPREVHDQPVDGVVTPTRIVSF; encoded by the coding sequence ATGGTCTCTGACATTGGTCACCGAAAGAGGGCGCTCCGCGCGGAATTGCGGGAGCGCCGCTCGAACCTCACCTCAGTCGCACGCGATGCGGCAACCGTCGGCTTCACCGAAAACCTGCAAAGCCTGGTGGTCGACCTCTCTGCACAGTCAATTTCGTGCTATCTCTCAGCCCGCAATGAGCCGAACACCCGGCCGTTCCTCAACTGGGCCGAAGCTGAGGGCATCCGCATTCTCTTCCCCATCACTCGCGAAGACGGTCTCCTGGACTGGACCGTCGGTGAAGAGCACGAAGAGGTCGAGGGCATCACCGGCATGCCTGAGGCGGCCGGCGAATTGCTCGGCCCGATCGCGATCAACAGCGTCGATCTCATCATCGTTCCCGCCGCATCCGTCGATGCGACAGGGATGCGCATGGGCTGGGGCCGCGGCTATTTCGACAAGACTCTCGGCTCAATGGAGCGCTGCCCTCCGGTCTACGCCGTCGTGTACGACAGTGAGTTCGTCGATGAAGTCCCGCGCGAAGTACACGACCAACCGGTTGACGGCGTGGTCACCCCCACGAGGATCGTCTCTTTTTAG
- a CDS encoding GNAT family N-acetyltransferase, with the protein MAITIPTLSEGSVTLRPIRVRDARLLEASLMENRGWLRKWEATNPYAPMSFDTRSSIRNLLAHSRSGHGLPFLVEYDGELAGQLNVSGISWGSLSSASLGYWVGERFAGRSITPTAVALATDYCFYQLGLHRMEICIRPENDASLRVVQKLGFRYEGLRRRFIHINGDWRDHFCFGLTAEELQQGVLRRWRDGLVPPYAAAISAADLAAAAHPLPVIDR; encoded by the coding sequence ATGGCCATTACTATCCCGACGCTGAGTGAGGGCTCGGTCACGCTGCGTCCGATTCGCGTGCGCGATGCACGTCTGCTCGAAGCCTCGTTGATGGAAAACCGGGGGTGGCTGCGCAAATGGGAGGCGACGAACCCGTACGCGCCCATGTCTTTCGACACGCGGTCGAGCATCCGGAATCTGTTGGCTCACTCCCGCTCCGGCCACGGCCTGCCCTTTCTTGTCGAGTACGACGGCGAGTTGGCGGGGCAACTGAACGTGTCGGGCATCAGCTGGGGTTCGCTCTCCAGCGCCAGTCTCGGATATTGGGTGGGGGAGCGTTTCGCCGGAAGATCGATCACGCCGACCGCTGTGGCACTGGCCACCGACTACTGCTTTTATCAACTCGGCCTGCACCGCATGGAGATCTGCATTCGACCCGAGAACGACGCTTCGTTGCGGGTCGTGCAGAAGCTGGGCTTTCGATATGAGGGCTTGCGGCGCCGCTTCATTCACATCAACGGCGATTGGCGGGACCACTTCTGTTTCGGCCTGACGGCCGAAGAATTGCAGCAGGGTGTGTTGCGGCGTTGGCGAGACGGCCTCGTGCCGCCGTATGCGGCCGCGATTTCGGCCGCTGACCTGGCCGCGGCTGCGCATCCATTGCCTGTAATTGATCGATGA
- the mscL gene encoding large conductance mechanosensitive channel protein MscL — protein sequence MIQGFKEFIMRGNVIDLAVAVVIGAAFTAVVTALVTGIFNPLIAAIFDTSDLAGAMVVSVGSAKLSFGLVLAALINFVLIAAVVYFVFVLPINRMKEAQDRRRRAGVVDEAAPASELELLAEIRDLLAVGTAKETKHTL from the coding sequence ATGATCCAGGGCTTCAAAGAATTCATTATGCGCGGCAACGTGATTGATCTTGCGGTTGCCGTCGTCATTGGGGCCGCGTTCACCGCGGTGGTGACCGCGCTCGTCACGGGAATCTTCAACCCGTTGATCGCCGCCATCTTCGACACCAGCGACCTCGCCGGTGCGATGGTCGTTTCGGTCGGTTCCGCCAAGCTGTCGTTCGGACTCGTGCTGGCAGCGCTCATCAACTTCGTGCTGATCGCTGCTGTTGTCTACTTCGTCTTCGTTCTTCCGATCAACAGAATGAAGGAAGCCCAGGATCGCCGTCGCCGGGCCGGTGTCGTCGACGAGGCCGCGCCGGCCTCAGAGCTCGAGCTGCTCGCGGAGATTCGCGACCTGCTCGCTGTCGGTACGGCAAAAGAGACGAAGCACACGCTGTAG
- a CDS encoding TetR-like C-terminal domain-containing protein, with the protein MTKNTLDQATAPRRGRPLDAALAERVFAAVLTQLSAVGYPRLEIETVAADSGCSKTTIYRRWGTKAHLVAVAIASEFPGTVEIDTGTIVDDFIEHIGTGPSLLSFGSLAPVAWTAMLEPEVSAFLRDEVLASRDEAAERFIGRAIARGELPADVDGPAILHAVLGFGLYTRYLVNSAVNASTLRQIVTALVTSPPTLTR; encoded by the coding sequence ATGACAAAAAACACGCTCGATCAAGCTACAGCACCGCGTCGGGGGCGTCCCCTGGATGCCGCGCTGGCCGAACGTGTTTTCGCTGCCGTCCTCACCCAACTCAGTGCGGTCGGCTACCCGCGGCTCGAGATCGAAACAGTTGCGGCCGATTCCGGATGCTCCAAGACGACGATTTATCGGCGTTGGGGTACCAAGGCGCACCTGGTGGCCGTGGCGATCGCCTCGGAGTTTCCCGGGACGGTCGAAATCGACACCGGCACCATCGTCGACGACTTCATCGAGCACATTGGGACGGGGCCGTCGCTGCTCTCGTTCGGCAGCCTGGCGCCCGTCGCCTGGACGGCGATGCTCGAGCCTGAAGTCTCGGCGTTCCTACGTGACGAGGTTCTGGCGAGTCGTGACGAGGCCGCCGAGCGTTTTATCGGGCGGGCGATCGCACGCGGAGAGCTGCCGGCTGACGTCGATGGACCCGCAATTCTGCATGCGGTGCTCGGCTTTGGGCTGTACACGCGTTACCTGGTCAACTCAGCGGTGAACGCGTCAACACTGCGCCAGATCGTCACGGCGCTGGTCACCTCGCCGCCGACGCTGACGAGGTAA